The segment TGATAATAGACAGCAGAGAAAGACATAAAAAGGCTCTAAATTTTGACAATCACAGGGACATATAAAGAGAAACCTTAGAActtaatttttgttttccttttgcttgctctctctctctctctctctctctctctctctctctctcttagaaTCAAGCACTGGAAGTGACGTTTCCATGAAGGAACAAGTCAAAAATGTCTATTTATACTTTCCAGCATCAATGACAGgggtattttaaaattgtttagtTTGAAATTGACTTTATCATTGTGACAGTTTCATATACAAGACAGAAAGACGTTTCACTACTTGCAATATTGTGGTATGATTAGAAggaaaaatgataataaagttaaaaatgaaaatgtaacaaaacaagcattctgagagtattgaaTGGCAATACACTGTCCCCTACCAGTTGCAAAATTTATTGtcccacaacaatattcaaagttcactATGTAGGTTATCATAAAAGTGAAAATTAGGGAACCAgaataggaatggttggaaatcaacaaCTCTTCGAGTAGAGCCTAGAACAGGAAAAATGACAAATCtttaattaggtttaggtctttaaacAAGTCAATAAATCATGAAATGTagataaaaatgaataatttagctacattCAATTTGTTGTATTAATATACTAGAAATTCTAATGAGTGttgtactcttatctacagaaatatgaacttggatgtaaactaacaattcatgctatttctctaagtccaaggaccataccttagtgaaaaatcaacggaccaagacgaaattcgaacttgatctgtaaccttTTATGGCAAAGCCTCCTACCaaatgaaaggttaagataacgaacagtgatcaatctcataactcctataagcaatacaaatagatagttggggaaacacggacccctggacacaccagaggtaggatcaggtgccttggaggagtaagcatcctctgtcgaccggtcacacccgccgtgagccctatatccagatcaggtaaacgggattatccgtagtgaaaatcagtgtgccaagaacggcctgacaatcggtatgaaacacatcagacagtatctgacccagtgataggttgtattgacgaactagatcgttataacgaccacagaatttgcaaaatatacatagtacatagcacttcgtagtataaaacggaaaatcgagCTGTAGACCCATgatttgttgcagttttcggcgataacAGGCAATAAATGCAGTCATGCCATACATGGTTTtttagttgaatgattgtacaagagAACGGTAGtaagtacatttacatagcatattcccaggaagctcaaaaggccgacagTCTCAGGAGGTGCCATTCTGTATCACTTGAAGCTATTTACCTTGTGTTTTTATTAGTATACAGAAGTCGTAAGTGTTTTATACAAACAAGTGCCTTTGAGTATACCCCCAAATTTCGCTCGCGGGGGATATAGCAATGATAGCGTAGCGTACCCTCAATTTTAAGGTCATACGCGAAAACGCATGACTTTTGCTTCTCACTGATACCCCAGGtagataaacaaaatatgacaaatttttaCGGAGAGGAAAGCTACTAATAGGGAAAAGCTAACTGACGTGGCTGCCAGAATATAAATAATCGTTTCCGGTAGTTACAGATGTATATGCATTAAGAAAGATATGCCAAGTGTCATCGTTCTTGTAATTCCCGCGTATCACATGTAACTATAgtagataaaaatattgattgattgtatactgattaacgtccctctagaaaatttttcactcatggagacgtcaccgttgccggtgaagggctgccatctttaggactatgctcggcgcttacggtcttaaAAGCTGAcattaattaataaatacgtacacctttctcatcttatccgctatatttctctcaggtagcctaacttactctacccgtatatacccaaaatgtgattgtcacacctgggtgatttttctaggtggactcgaccagtgcacatctccgatagtaatatatagggaatgcaaaataaataaaatcacattttaaaacattatgctttgctaaaaatggcaaaatatttattgtataccaattcaacattccgaaagtttagataatttaggaaaaaaatgcaaaaaaaagaaaagaagctTTTCTTGTATacttgcaagtatttgcagtttctatgaaataaatgcggagaaatcatttgccaattacatactgatagaatggaataagcaaagagcataaaatatattatttatatcaattcttgcaaaatacaggtccatgccatatacataatatataatgcacatggcatattcgccaaaaaaataaaaaataaataaatatatatatataaaatacggacgtctattcaacaggtatcggagatgtgcacttaccgaaaatattagattctctttattctgataaatccacgaaacaacatgataaactccatttgtatctcgttagaactttacaacacgttgtcattccattatacagaccgCGACACACTTCAACCGTGCCAaatagggtgtcttcaatcaggggagatgtcagagtcgaaaaattttcttgtattgaatgcttgtctggtcgaggttttgtagtttatagaaatcgggaatctaatcatatacactgagcatctggttggatatactGCGTGcccaattcaaaatttatcaatgatcatatacaaatttggatatacaaataaggtaataatgatcgaaaatatacatctgtttaaaaatgcgggtattacatttgcaatccataataaacagttgattacacaaagacacatataaaaggaaatgtataaacgaaaatatagttttatcaAAGATGAAATGCGGAAAATAACTACGGGGAATCACCCAATGAAAAGATGACTACACAACATATATTTTGCAAGTTTATTGGCGATGATTGGCCATGGCTGCTTATAAATGTGGGAGCCAGGCATCAATTCTTGCCTTAGAGGGCATCCCTAAAAACAAGCAAAATATTTGAGCCCTGGGAACAGATGCTCAGATTGCTTGCTCACCTAGTCcataatagaaaatgaaaatgtcaatTGAAGTAAAGTTAACATAGAAGCACTACTGGTAAGCCAGAATGCCGCCACGAAACGATGCTGTGCATCGTCTGCGCCGAATTTTTCTAGCTGAATGTGACGAAAGCacaatatgacgtcataagagcTAACCGCCGACAGTTACGGGCAGCACTAAAAAACCCGGTAACGACTTGTTATCGTCAATGTAGCAGAACGAGTGGATACAAGATTAAATAATCTGAGAATAGATAGAATCATGAACGAGCAGCAAATCAATATACGTTTCCCTTTGATAAATGGATTTAACCCCAAGTGGTTAAATCTtattattgtttctttgggaaccacataattatttacggtctctgtatgtccatattcattgattgaacaggagagagagaaggagagagactgtcctacttcgatgtacaatatatcatttcacagaaggagaggaaattgatcactgatataatggtaaacttacaagcattaaaaaattccagctatttaaaaatttgttattgacaatatattaaaaacttacaggagttgatgcttataattgaattcattacaaatttatatatatatatatatatatcagtttaaactgtgcatgtagaaaatactgactttgtatgttagaataacggaaaaaagtaaattgtcaaaaaagtggggagagcagaccagctcagcctccctgcccacctcaaccccctgtatacgtgcctgaaacaacatatcaattcgtgttgaaagaaaggtacatatctgcatttcattaaattccaaaggagctcgaatttatgtgttcccttATTAATAGTTTACGCCAGCACCGTTTCCGGTTTTAAATATTAGTCACGGTTTATGGGGGATACTGAAAACGCTTTATCAATTAGACGCTTGAAGTAAACAATGTGAAATATTGTTGTGTTCCACTTTGTGGTGGTTTTGGGGTCACAAGTTTCCCACAGATCAGGAATTACTCTTGAAATGGAGGGTAGCGATCAAACGGATGGAtaggaaaacaaaaaaattatggaaCCCAGGAAAAGAAGACGTTGTTTGCCATATACACTTCACAGAAGATGACTACAAAATCACCGAATCAGGTTAGATCGAGGTCCTATCAATCAGTTATATAAAGCTGCATCGTCAATTGATTTGTtgaattgtttgaatttttccttctttcaaatattgatttataaagTTTCTTCATTTTGTCTTGTATTCGTGTATTGATAACGTTCTTTTTTACATTCTTGAATGCGTTGCTTTGTGGTTTGTTTTTACTCTTTTTCAGGTGCAACTACTGACATGTGGTATGTATCACAGTATTCATTTAATATAATACTAGGCTATATGACGAGACATATACTGCTTTGATAAAACGTTACAGGATGAAAGAGTGCTATGAtaccatatatgtatatatactatcactggggagcggatggaagatctaattttaattagattgggtctCCACATTAACAATCACCATTTTCTggtgttattttcatatatttggtgaccccccccccccccccccacctaatATTTTTTACAGTAGAAGTGACTGCTAAAAATGCAAGGTTGAATTTGCTACATGACTATTTATGTAAATCAATTATAACAAATCTAGTTTATAATTAGCGAATCTTAAAGCTTTTAAATATAAAGTATAACTTACAACCAACATTCCTGTAACATATTCAATTTGTGACAGGTGAACGAAGACGACTTAAGTATGGAGCTGCGCCCTCTGTTTTTGACTTCAAGAATACCAGTACTACCCAGGAATCTGACAGAGCTAAGCGAAAGAGGCTGCGAGAGTCTActcaagatacatgtactccAATGATTGAAGACCTGCCCATATATATGGATGAATTGATTGTACATCACAAAGTTGTCGTAGATCAGTCATCTACAAGTATGTCCACATCCATGCCAGAAGAAATGTGTTCAACAGCTGAGAAAGAAATCCAGTGTGACATACCTACCTTAGGTAGATTTTCAATTGAAGGTATGAAACTGGACACTAAGATGCTTTCTTATTACACTGGTTTGAATGGCTATGATCATTTCATGCTTCTCTTTAATATTCTTGGGCCAGCAGCTTTTGACTTGAATTACAAATGTGGCTTATTAAGTCCACAAGATCAGTTGTTTTTAACTCTGATGAAACTCAGACAAGCAAAAGAAGATGTGGAACTTGCTATGCTCTTTAAAGTCTGTGAATCTACTGTTTCTAAAATTGTAACAACTTGGATTaactttttgtattttcaattaaaagagTTAGAGGAACAATTCTGGCCTTCTAAAGACATCATTAAAGAACATATGCCAACAGATTTTGCTAAAAAGTTTCCCAATACATGCGTAATTTTAGATGCAACCGAGCAACCAATTCACAAACCATCAAATGTTGAGGCACAATCCAAAACATGGTCTTCTTATAAACACAAAAACACGTTGAAAACCATGGTAGGTGTAACTCCAAATGGAGCAGTATCTTATGTATCCTCTAATTATGGGGGCTCTGTGTCTGACAGACAAATCATTGAACACTCTACTCTGCTAGATGTAGGCAAATTTGATGCTGGTGACAGCATTATGGCAGATCGGGGAATTCTTGTTCAAGATTTATTTGAGAATcagaatgtttttattaatacaCCTACGTTTCTCAAGGGCAAAAGCCAACTTGACTCCGAAGAAATAGTTAGAGATAGGCGAGTTGCCTCAAAACGTATTCATGTAGAGAGGGTGATTTTGATTGCAAAGAggttcaaaattttgaaacatgAGCTACCAATGTCAAAAATCCCCCTAGCTTCCAGAATTGTGTACATTTGTTTTATGTTGTCAAATTTTAGGAATTGCATTGTTGATAAAAGTGCTTAAACATGTGCCAGtagtatatcaaaatgtacatgcatacatgtcTAAGTTTAATAAATGTATGCCCTGCACATACAGTGAATCCCTTGAGAGTTGTGTTCATATTTCTGCTTACAAGTTTTAAATGTATCGTACATTTTTTGTATCCTTTATGCAACATGTGCTGTCAATATTCAAAGGGATACATCATACAAGGATCTTGGTCGACATATCAACTTTTAAGTGTAAAAGCTATTTACCTTGAAAGGGTCAAagtacaatatctttttttaaaaatcaatttaaaaagtttaacaCTTTATATAACCAACATCTAtgcattgttacatgtatattgtcaatacagaaaatttcatatcatgGATATGCAATGTATTTCATCTGAAATTGATTGGCATTCTGGGCAGAAACTTAGGCAAAAAAACATGAAGAATCATTTGCAGACTCTAATCAAATCATGAATACAAAAAAGattctgtataaaaaaaatgaactgTCTCGATAAATCATTTAGAAGAAACTTTTACACAAGTCTGCATATATGCTTCCACTTTACAGCAATGATAACAAGTATGGCATGAAAAATTTATCATAGAATACATCAAGCTTTGGAAGAAGAGAATTCTGGCAACATTCTACATCAATATGTACTTTCTGGATGAACAAATCTTTGAAAGTGTATACAACAAAAtagcaaatttgttttttggcaATAAGCATTTGGCCTtgtatttggaaaaaatatttagaggtgggtttcatttcatttcaccaGTTACAGAGTCCATTGTTAGATATGGGAAGTACTTTCCAGGCTGAATCTTCTCAAAGCGACCAGCAAAGGGACATTTGACTTCAATTAGTGCATCATTGCCAACGAGTCCATCCGGTGATGCCCCCAAGTAAGGTCGATCCATATCAACAAAGAAACCACATCTTTGAACACCTTGGCCAGTCTCTCTTTCAAAGGATCTGTAATGAgagataaaaataagaaaaggcatataatatatgtaaataataatttacTGATTTGACCAATGCTTATATAGAGCGTTAAGATTCACAAACTAGGTCTCTGCTGTACACGTGATTGTCTGACTAGCTCCCACTAAAACATACCTAATAGCACGTGTCTCGTAGGTACGTCCATGGACTAGAGCTTCACTGCGAAATACAGCAGCAGAAGGCTGGTATAGAGACTCGCAGAGTTTCTGCCTATTATGCCTATCTTTAGCTAAACAGATATCTCCAAATCTTGAGGCTGTGATCCGCCATGATCTCTCCTTGAACCAATTATTTGAGCTGGCTTGTCCACGTGTCTGCTCCTCAATGGCAACTACTTTATCTGCTGTTacctttaaaaaattgtatataaCAAAAACCATATATCTTGTACTGTGTTTTGTAGTATAAAATTGCATGGTATTAGTAATACATATGAACATGAGAAAAAATCCTTGCAATCAATTTACATTGCacattatatcttattttaacacatatacaacatttgcacaaatgtcataaaatttaattttgttgaaatgcAGTTTGAGCCAATTAACAAAAGACCTACCTCAACAGCTCGTTGAACCCAATACTCTGTGAAGGGTCTTTCCAAATAATCATGGTCCAATACTGCTGCCTAGTGAAACAAAAGGTGTTACAGTTTGTTTGTTATTAAACACTTTATTTTATATGTGCAGTTTTACCCATCACTACTTACTGCTTTAGATTAACAGacttataattttaaaatcaacattttatatGCATTACT is part of the Ostrea edulis chromosome 2, xbOstEdul1.1, whole genome shotgun sequence genome and harbors:
- the LOC130051866 gene encoding uncharacterized protein LOC130051866 isoform X2, with product MTTKSPNQVQLLTCGERRRLKYGAAPSVFDFKNTSTTQESDRAKRKRLRESTQDTCTPMIEDLPIYMDELIVHHKVVVDQSSTSMSTSMPEEMCSTAEKEIQCDIPTLGRFSIEV
- the LOC130051866 gene encoding uncharacterized protein LOC130051866 isoform X1; protein product: MTTKSPNQVQLLTCGERRRLKYGAAPSVFDFKNTSTTQESDRAKRKRLRESTQDTCTPMIEDLPIYMDELIVHHKVVVDQSSTSMSTSMPEEMCSTAEKEIQCDIPTLGRFSIEGMKLDTKMLSYYTGLNGYDHFMLLFNILGPAAFDLNYKCGLLSPQDQLFLTLMKLRQAKEDVELAMLFKVCESTVSKIVTTWINFLYFQLKELEEQFWPSKDIIKEHMPTDFAKKFPNTCVILDATEQPIHKPSNVEAQSKTWSSYKHKNTLKTMVGVTPNGAVSYVSSNYGGSVSDRQIIEHSTLLDVGKFDAGDSIMADRGILVQDLFENQNVFINTPTFLKGKSQLDSEEIVRDRRVASKRIHVERVILIAKRFKILKHELPMSKIPLASRIVYICFMLSNFRNCIVDKSA